The nucleotide window ATGATGGTTCTGTCTCCCAACGCACTCTGGACCACTACGAGCGGCGTGCTCGCGGCGGTCCGGGGCTCATCGTCGTCGAATGCACCTCTGTCGACCCGGTGCATTTTCACCGTAACCAGCTCAACATCAGTGACGACCGGTTCATCGACGGGCTTTCGCGGGTGGCTGAAGTCATCAAACGGCATGGTGTCCGGGCGGCTATCCAGATTCAGCACCCCGGCCGGCAGATAGTCCTCCCATCGGTACAGTCGGTGGCGCCGTCACCGCTGGCGTGTCGCGCCATACCCCGAGTGCCCAGAGAGCTGACCATTGACGAGATTGAGGAACTGGTGGAGAGGTTTGCCGAAGCAGTGAGAAGGGCCAGGGATGCCGGCTTCGACGCGGTACAGTTTCATGGTGCCCATGGCTACCTGATCGCCCAGTTCATGTCCGCCTGGTCGAATAAGCGCGCCGACCGCTACGGCGGTGATGTCTACGGCCGGGCCACCTTCCCCCTGGAGATTATCGCCCGTACCCGTGAGAAAGTGGGCACGGACTACCCCCTTATCTTCCGCTTCTCCGGAGATGAGTACGTGCCTGAGGGCAGGGGAATCGACGAGTCCAAAGTCGTTGCCCGACTGGTAGAAAAGGCAGGGATAGACGCCATCAGTGTCTCCGCCGGGACGTACGATAGTGGAGAGTGGACCAGCCAGCCAATGCTGATGCCTCGCGGTTGCCTGGTGCCGCTGGCGGCAGAGATAAAGAGCGCCGTGGGTGTGCCGGTGGTGACGGTCGGCCGGATTCACAGTCCGCGGTTGGCCGAAGAAATCTTGCAGCAGGGCAAGGCTGACCTGATCGCGATGGGCCGACCGCTGTTCGCCGACCCCGACCTGCCGATGAAGGCCAGGGAGGGCAGAGAGCGCGAAATCCGCCACTGCATCTCGTGCAACACCTGTATGCGAAGTCTTTCCGACGGCGGGCCGGTCATATGCCTCATGAACCCGGAGCTGGGGCGAGAGGGTGTCCCGGAGGTGAAGGCACCTCAGCCGAGGCGCGTACTTGTGGTCAACGGCGGTCCCGCAGGCATTGAGGCGGCTCGCGTTGCCGCTCTGCGCGGTCATCAGGTGAAACTCTGGGACGAGAGACCCTCACTCGGGGGACGCTGGTCGTGGTTGCTCAAGCCATACATCGCCAGCCGCCTGAAACTGCTGGCGGAGATAGGCGTGACTGTGGAACTGGGCAAGACGATTACGCCACAAGCAGTTGCCCGGGAGAATCCGGAAGTGGTGATTGCCGGACGGGGACTCAAGCCCGAGATTCCCCTGATCCCCGGGATGGATGAGATAGAGCCGGTACAGGCAGACGACATCCTCGTCGAGAAGAAAGAGGTGACGGGCAGGGTGGTCGTTCTTGGTGGCGGCAGCACTGGCTTCGAGGTTACGAACATGCTGGTGCAGCGTGGTCGCCAGGTGTGTATTGTTGAGGAAGGCGACAGTCTCGGAGTGGGCCTTGAGCCGATGACGGGAACCGTGCTGCGGCGGCGGCTGGTAGACCGTGGTGTTGTCTTCCAACGCCGTGCTCGAATCATACGGATTGCCGGCATGACGTTGGTTTTTACCGACGAGCAGGGAACCGAGCAGCAGATTCCCTTCGACCATCTGGTGCTGGCACTTGACTGGCAACCGGAGGGCAGCCTTGTGGACTCACTACGCGGCGGTGACTACCGGCTGATTCCGGTCGGTCCGTACCAGCAGCCGGTCAGCTACGTCCGGGCGTTCCTGGAGGGAACGGCTGTTGGCCGAGAGATATAGCGGGACCGGTCCCTCATTCATTGGAGCAAGTCGAGAATGGTAGCTTCCATAATTGCCATTACCGGTGCCAATAGTGGAACCTTTCTTGGCAGAGGGGGTGGATATCCAGCCCCTTATACAATCTGGTTTCCGGATTATGTTACAATCCTTTAGGGCAGGTCAGCCCGGAACAGCCGAACCTGATAGAAGGAGAAACGAGAAATGGCAGACGAACCCAGGTATTT belongs to Dehalococcoidales bacterium and includes:
- a CDS encoding FAD-dependent oxidoreductase; amino-acid sequence: MLFDGIRIGKMVLENRLVMPPLETNLANDDGSVSQRTLDHYERRARGGPGLIVVECTSVDPVHFHRNQLNISDDRFIDGLSRVAEVIKRHGVRAAIQIQHPGRQIVLPSVQSVAPSPLACRAIPRVPRELTIDEIEELVERFAEAVRRARDAGFDAVQFHGAHGYLIAQFMSAWSNKRADRYGGDVYGRATFPLEIIARTREKVGTDYPLIFRFSGDEYVPEGRGIDESKVVARLVEKAGIDAISVSAGTYDSGEWTSQPMLMPRGCLVPLAAEIKSAVGVPVVTVGRIHSPRLAEEILQQGKADLIAMGRPLFADPDLPMKAREGREREIRHCISCNTCMRSLSDGGPVICLMNPELGREGVPEVKAPQPRRVLVVNGGPAGIEAARVAALRGHQVKLWDERPSLGGRWSWLLKPYIASRLKLLAEIGVTVELGKTITPQAVARENPEVVIAGRGLKPEIPLIPGMDEIEPVQADDILVEKKEVTGRVVVLGGGSTGFEVTNMLVQRGRQVCIVEEGDSLGVGLEPMTGTVLRRRLVDRGVVFQRRARIIRIAGMTLVFTDEQGTEQQIPFDHLVLALDWQPEGSLVDSLRGGDYRLIPVGPYQQPVSYVRAFLEGTAVGREI